The following are encoded together in the Mesoaciditoga lauensis cd-1655R = DSM 25116 genome:
- a CDS encoding NADH:flavin oxidoreductase/NADH oxidase, with translation MITLFEDFKVKGLRLKNRIVMAPMCQYSSDENGFVKDWHIFHYASRAVGGVGLIILEATSVEPDGRISFNDLGIWSEQHVEGLKRLTSAIHENGSKVAIQLAHAGRKSRTAVLPIAPSVIRFSNSEKYRQPVQMDKNRIDEVADNFSKAAERAVLAGFDAVEIHAAHGYLINEFFSPLTNKRKDEYGGSLENRARFLKEIVQGVKSKMPHDMPLMIRVSADDYYEGGNKVGDVAEILNHISDMIDVVDVSGGGIMPENHVNTFPGYQLDNAAKIKEITGLYTIGGGLITTYPLAEYAVNTKCDLVYFGRQLLREPYWPLKAAKEAGIELEWPFQYERAKF, from the coding sequence ATGATTACGCTTTTTGAAGATTTTAAGGTAAAGGGATTAAGACTTAAAAACAGAATAGTCATGGCGCCCATGTGCCAATATTCTTCTGATGAAAATGGTTTTGTCAAAGATTGGCACATTTTCCATTACGCATCGCGAGCCGTTGGCGGCGTAGGGCTTATAATCCTTGAAGCTACAAGTGTGGAACCAGACGGCAGAATTTCTTTTAACGATCTCGGTATTTGGAGCGAACAGCATGTTGAGGGATTAAAAAGGCTAACGAGTGCCATACATGAAAACGGTTCAAAGGTGGCAATTCAGCTTGCACATGCCGGTAGAAAAAGTAGAACTGCCGTTTTGCCAATTGCCCCGTCGGTTATAAGATTTAGCAACAGTGAAAAGTATCGCCAACCTGTGCAAATGGATAAAAACAGAATAGACGAAGTGGCAGATAATTTTTCAAAAGCGGCTGAACGAGCAGTTTTAGCTGGATTCGATGCCGTGGAAATTCATGCTGCTCACGGTTATTTGATCAACGAATTTTTTTCTCCGCTTACCAACAAAAGAAAGGATGAATATGGTGGCAGTTTGGAAAATAGGGCAAGATTCCTTAAAGAAATAGTTCAAGGCGTGAAGTCAAAAATGCCCCACGACATGCCTTTGATGATAAGAGTTTCTGCAGATGATTATTATGAAGGTGGAAATAAAGTGGGAGATGTGGCAGAGATCTTAAACCACATTTCTGACATGATAGACGTTGTGGACGTTAGCGGAGGAGGGATAATGCCGGAAAATCATGTAAACACCTTTCCGGGTTATCAGCTTGATAACGCTGCGAAGATCAAAGAAATAACGGGACTTTATACCATTGGTGGTGGCTTGATAACCACATATCCCCTTGCTGAATATGCGGTAAATACTAAATGCGATCTCGTCTATTTTGGAAGACAACTTTTGAGAGAACCTTACTGGCCTTTAAAAGCTGCAAAAGAAGCGGGAATTGAGTTAGAATGGCCTTTTCAATACGAAAGAGCAAAGTTTTGA
- a CDS encoding transcription repressor NadR gives MKKDERRKKILELLSQSQKELSGKYLASRFNVTRQVIVQDISILKSQGHNITSTTRGYLLNEKERKGVKKVVAVKHFVDRIREELQCVVENGGEVIDVIVEHPLYGEIRGNIAVKTMDDVEKFMSAFKTSNATPLLSLSNGVHLHTIMTEDEETMEKVLEALDKNHFLLK, from the coding sequence TTGAAAAAGGACGAAAGAAGAAAAAAGATCCTGGAATTACTTTCGCAAAGCCAGAAAGAACTGAGTGGAAAGTATCTTGCTTCCAGGTTTAACGTTACCCGTCAGGTTATAGTTCAGGATATCTCCATTTTGAAATCACAAGGACACAACATAACTTCGACGACAAGGGGATATCTTCTAAACGAAAAAGAAAGAAAAGGCGTTAAAAAAGTCGTAGCCGTAAAGCATTTTGTTGACAGAATAAGGGAAGAACTGCAGTGCGTAGTTGAAAATGGTGGAGAAGTGATAGACGTTATCGTCGAACATCCGCTTTACGGGGAAATAAGGGGGAACATAGCCGTTAAAACCATGGATGACGTTGAGAAATTCATGAGCGCCTTCAAAACTTCCAACGCTACTCCACTTCTTTCTCTTTCAAATGGTGTTCACCTTCACACGATAATGACTGAAGACGAAGAAACGATGGAAAAAGTACTGGAAGCGCTTGATAAAAACCATTTTCTTTTGAAATAG
- a CDS encoding ABC transporter substrate-binding protein produces the protein MKRVPLFFLLLLIIVSMVGLATNSDTIVEESIGSVPTLDPGWSYDTTSGEVIYQMYDNLIQYDRESTSKFLPMLSTNVPSVEDGTILDNGKTFVFHIRQNVQFHNGDILTPQDVVYSLERSVIFDRSGGPSWMLTEALMPKINGSYVDSITDWVVKLAGVKSYDDLFIEGTKTPKNERYRKALINAYNILDEAFEIKGNTVIIHLPHVYPPFLYILTHSRRSSSILDKKWAIENGAWDGKADTWWKYHNPTREKDPLYSIENGTGPFMLERWTRGREIVFKRFDNYWAGPAKIKYAIIKRVQEFTTRKLDLMRGNADIIYVPIQYLVQVNKLPNVNVYSYPTFLINAIHMTWDIFAKGNPYIGSGKLDGKGIPANFFADKNVRMGFAYLFAYKKYIEEAWYGKAIVPNGALAQGMVGYNPKVPTPFNQDLQKATEYFKKAFNGELWKKGFEFTAVYNTGNAQRKTALEIISAYARKINPKFKIRIAGELWPAFLSDFHNQKLPMYLLGWVSDYPDPYNLAWTYYGSTGVFGSSLGNAYIKWAQEHMDPLLTESMNTLDPQKRQKIYEQLNTLSHDNAVYIFTTQPQGLQVQKSNVQGWFYNSVRPGQDFYYLSKK, from the coding sequence GTGAAAAGAGTTCCTTTGTTCTTCCTTTTACTCTTGATTATCGTGTCTATGGTTGGACTGGCAACGAACTCAGACACTATAGTCGAAGAGTCAATAGGATCTGTTCCCACCCTTGATCCGGGCTGGTCATATGACACCACATCTGGTGAAGTTATTTACCAGATGTATGATAATCTCATCCAATACGATCGTGAATCCACTTCTAAATTCCTTCCCATGCTTTCTACAAATGTTCCAAGCGTAGAAGATGGAACGATTCTGGATAACGGAAAAACTTTTGTTTTTCACATCAGACAAAACGTCCAATTTCATAATGGAGACATTTTGACTCCTCAAGATGTTGTTTACTCACTGGAAAGATCTGTGATCTTCGATAGATCAGGCGGGCCATCGTGGATGTTAACTGAAGCGTTAATGCCAAAAATCAACGGCTCATATGTTGATTCAATTACGGATTGGGTCGTTAAACTTGCTGGTGTCAAATCCTATGATGATCTTTTCATAGAAGGCACCAAAACTCCAAAAAATGAAAGATATAGAAAGGCTCTAATAAATGCTTACAACATTTTGGATGAGGCATTTGAAATAAAAGGAAATACGGTCATCATTCATCTTCCACATGTCTACCCACCTTTCTTGTACATACTTACTCACTCAAGAAGAAGCTCTTCTATACTGGATAAAAAATGGGCCATCGAAAATGGCGCATGGGATGGAAAAGCTGACACATGGTGGAAGTATCATAACCCCACGCGTGAAAAAGATCCTCTTTACTCTATAGAAAATGGAACTGGGCCTTTCATGCTTGAAAGATGGACAAGAGGAAGAGAAATTGTGTTCAAGAGATTTGATAACTATTGGGCTGGTCCAGCTAAGATAAAGTATGCAATCATAAAAAGAGTTCAAGAATTTACCACAAGGAAATTGGATCTCATGCGTGGAAATGCAGACATAATATACGTTCCAATTCAATATCTTGTGCAAGTTAACAAGTTGCCAAATGTTAACGTATACAGCTATCCAACTTTCCTTATCAACGCTATTCACATGACATGGGATATATTTGCGAAGGGAAATCCGTATATTGGTTCCGGGAAATTGGATGGTAAGGGTATACCAGCCAACTTCTTTGCTGATAAGAATGTAAGAATGGGATTCGCATATCTCTTTGCGTACAAAAAATACATAGAAGAAGCTTGGTACGGAAAAGCAATTGTACCAAATGGTGCGCTTGCGCAGGGAATGGTTGGTTATAATCCAAAAGTTCCAACTCCCTTTAATCAAGACCTGCAAAAAGCGACAGAGTACTTTAAAAAAGCTTTCAATGGTGAATTATGGAAGAAAGGTTTTGAGTTTACAGCCGTTTATAACACAGGAAATGCTCAACGAAAGACCGCCCTTGAAATAATAAGTGCATATGCCAGAAAAATAAACCCGAAATTCAAGATACGAATTGCAGGAGAATTATGGCCAGCCTTCTTGAGCGATTTTCACAATCAAAAACTTCCAATGTACCTCTTAGGCTGGGTATCAGATTACCCTGATCCATACAACCTTGCGTGGACATATTACGGCTCAACGGGTGTTTTTGGCTCCTCACTTGGCAACGCTTATATAAAATGGGCACAAGAACATATGGATCCTTTACTCACCGAGTCAATGAATACACTTGATCCCCAAAAACGTCAAAAGATATATGAGCAGTTAAATACTCTTTCGCATGATAACGCAGTTTACATCTTTACGACGCAGCCACAAGGATTACAAGTTCAGAAATCAAACGTTCAAGGATGGTTCTACAATTCTGTAAGACCAGGACAGGATTTTTATTATCTGTCTAAAAAATAA
- a CDS encoding ABC transporter permease — translation MNSMTNQLRAIWAFSKREMIIWTSYRVNIWTWIIDVFINTSIFFLISLLVGHHTMGVYGTNYVSFVVIGLSIYYISYTNLGDPFPRVARIYWNGTMDLYMLSPLSYFTPIIGVMFRSVIDDYPRVGLAFLFGWLFFGATFAFKAPIYVLLGVIFIGFSTFGIGMISASSFYLLNFKRGSEPISFILQDVIIALVGGYYYPINILPMYLQILASFIPHTYALDLFRRALLPGASLTKPVLPLQYVLKISPLAVDTLALAVMTFTFLPLGLYLYYAGIQKARKEGTLTRWQ, via the coding sequence ATGAATAGCATGACCAATCAACTGAGGGCAATTTGGGCGTTTTCAAAACGCGAAATGATAATATGGACTTCTTACAGGGTAAACATCTGGACTTGGATAATAGATGTTTTCATAAACACGTCCATCTTCTTTCTTATTTCATTGTTGGTTGGACACCACACAATGGGCGTTTACGGTACGAATTACGTTTCATTCGTTGTGATAGGCCTTTCGATATATTACATCTCTTACACCAATCTTGGCGATCCATTTCCGAGAGTCGCGAGAATATACTGGAACGGAACGATGGACCTTTACATGTTGAGCCCGTTATCTTACTTCACACCGATCATAGGTGTTATGTTTCGTTCCGTTATAGACGATTACCCACGCGTTGGGTTGGCCTTTTTGTTTGGCTGGCTCTTTTTCGGAGCCACATTCGCGTTCAAAGCGCCCATTTACGTTCTGTTGGGAGTCATATTCATAGGGTTTTCTACCTTCGGAATAGGCATGATAAGCGCGTCTTCATTCTATCTTTTGAACTTCAAAAGGGGTAGCGAACCGATAAGCTTCATATTGCAAGATGTCATAATAGCCCTTGTTGGGGGATATTATTATCCAATAAATATCCTTCCCATGTACCTGCAAATTTTGGCATCTTTCATACCACATACCTACGCTTTGGATCTGTTCAGACGTGCCTTGCTTCCAGGTGCTTCTTTGACAAAGCCCGTTTTGCCTTTGCAATACGTTTTGAAAATTTCTCCACTTGCCGTGGACACTCTGGCACTTGCCGTGATGACGTTTACCTTTCTCCCGCTCGGGCTTTATCTTTATTACGCAGGCATACAGAAAGCCAGAAAAGAGGGAACTTTGACGAGATG
- the cysK gene encoding cysteine synthase A — protein MNLTTIITRTPMVRLKTNDSIWLKLEKFNPGGSVKDRTVLSMITDAFEKGIISQNSTIVEATSGNTGIAMAMLGAYYGLHVVLTMPESLSIERRKILSSYGAEVILTSSKLGMKGAVERAKEVANSTHGIMLDQFNNPANPRIHFATTGPEIFSQLPQIDAFVAGIGTGGTLTGVGRFLKQVSEKIKIFAVEPAESPVLSGGKPSKHGIQGIGAGFIPANYDPSLVCDVITVSTSEAWEITRFLAKREGLFLGISSGAATAAAMKVSKKLGRNSKIAVIAPDGGEKYLSVW, from the coding sequence TTGAATTTGACTACTATCATAACAAGAACTCCAATGGTAAGATTGAAAACTAACGATTCTATATGGTTGAAGCTTGAGAAATTCAATCCCGGTGGCAGTGTAAAAGACAGAACGGTTTTAAGTATGATAACAGATGCGTTTGAAAAGGGGATAATTTCACAAAATTCCACTATCGTGGAAGCTACATCTGGAAATACAGGCATTGCAATGGCAATGTTGGGGGCATATTATGGCCTTCATGTGGTATTGACAATGCCGGAGTCTTTGAGTATTGAAAGACGCAAAATATTAAGTTCTTATGGAGCAGAAGTGATTCTCACTTCTAGCAAGCTTGGAATGAAAGGTGCTGTAGAAAGAGCAAAAGAAGTCGCTAATTCAACTCATGGGATCATGCTTGATCAATTTAATAATCCGGCAAATCCAAGAATACATTTTGCCACAACGGGACCTGAGATCTTTTCTCAACTTCCTCAAATAGATGCTTTTGTAGCAGGTATAGGGACAGGTGGAACACTTACCGGTGTGGGAAGATTCTTAAAGCAAGTTTCTGAAAAGATCAAAATTTTTGCTGTAGAACCTGCTGAATCGCCCGTTTTATCTGGCGGGAAACCATCAAAACATGGCATTCAAGGAATAGGAGCGGGATTTATTCCGGCAAATTATGATCCATCGTTAGTTTGTGATGTTATTACAGTTTCAACAAGCGAAGCATGGGAAATAACAAGATTCTTAGCCAAAAGAGAAGGACTTTTCCTTGGCATATCTTCAGGAGCTGCTACTGCAGCTGCTATGAAAGTTTCAAAAAAGCTGGGGCGCAATTCAAAAATTGCCGTCATTGCGCCGGACGGAGGCGAAAAATATCTCTCAGTCTGGTAG
- a CDS encoding GrpB family protein, with the protein MEPVVIEEYNPEWPKMFENEKQRINALSENVSVEHIGSTSVEGACAKPIIDILVGVKKLEAAAELIKKLQTLDYEYIPEFEKEIPDRRYLQRTGFHIHIAKKRWKILEFPHFVQRLPACTSIQSSSVL; encoded by the coding sequence ATGGAACCTGTCGTGATAGAAGAATACAACCCAGAATGGCCAAAGATGTTTGAAAATGAAAAGCAAAGAATAAATGCTTTAAGCGAAAATGTAAGTGTTGAACACATTGGAAGCACATCCGTTGAAGGCGCGTGCGCAAAGCCCATAATAGATATCCTTGTTGGTGTAAAAAAGTTAGAAGCAGCAGCGGAACTTATTAAAAAACTCCAAACACTTGATTATGAGTACATTCCAGAATTTGAAAAAGAAATTCCGGATAGAAGATATCTTCAAAGGACTGGTTTTCACATCCATATAGCAAAAAAAAGGTGGAAAATTTTGGAATTCCCACATTTTGTTCAGAGACTTCCTGCGTGCACATCCATTCAGTCTTCAAGCGTATTGTGA
- a CDS encoding ABC transporter ATP-binding protein, with the protein MYAVVTNSLTKIYNTVPTSVKAKVRGMKEQGPGLWVKNAFKLTSRNTRRVVAVDALSFSVELGEIFAIVGPNGAGKTSLIKMLSGLLYPTSGNAKVLGFDLVKDHEKIKDKIAYVSTSGWMGLEWQLTVYENLLFYADLLRIPRRKAKPAILQTMKELGMNAYAHKTIPQLSAGMRQMLTIARGIIAKRPIIYLDEPTTSLDPFARKRMWEYLLKRRKEQTVIFSSHDPHEIEEYADRIMILKNGKALIVSKPQVLLKEFITEQIYQAELSNVNLSDLKERINVIDALSLSDKNVKIRFSLSSGNLNDLLTFLISRHVVIHNITKSNAQISDVYTRFINDE; encoded by the coding sequence TTGTATGCCGTAGTCACCAATTCTCTTACAAAGATATACAACACGGTACCGACCAGCGTGAAAGCCAAAGTGCGTGGAATGAAAGAACAAGGCCCTGGTCTGTGGGTGAAAAACGCTTTTAAGCTTACGAGCCGAAATACCCGAAGAGTTGTCGCCGTGGATGCCCTTTCGTTTTCGGTTGAATTAGGAGAGATCTTCGCCATAGTTGGCCCCAACGGTGCCGGGAAAACCAGCCTTATAAAGATGCTGAGTGGCCTTCTTTATCCAACCTCTGGAAATGCCAAAGTGCTCGGCTTCGATCTTGTAAAAGACCACGAAAAAATCAAAGATAAAATAGCGTACGTTTCCACATCCGGCTGGATGGGCTTGGAATGGCAGCTTACGGTTTACGAAAACCTGTTGTTCTACGCAGATCTTCTGAGAATTCCTCGCAGAAAGGCAAAGCCCGCAATCTTGCAAACGATGAAAGAACTTGGAATGAACGCCTACGCCCACAAGACGATTCCGCAATTGAGCGCTGGCATGAGGCAAATGCTTACGATAGCACGGGGGATAATAGCGAAAAGACCGATAATCTATCTGGATGAACCAACCACATCTCTAGATCCGTTTGCAAGAAAGAGAATGTGGGAATACCTGTTGAAACGCAGAAAAGAGCAGACGGTGATATTCTCGTCTCACGATCCGCATGAAATTGAAGAATACGCAGATCGAATAATGATATTGAAAAACGGAAAAGCTTTGATCGTTTCTAAGCCGCAGGTACTTTTAAAAGAATTCATAACGGAGCAGATCTATCAGGCTGAACTTTCAAACGTGAACCTGTCCGATTTAAAAGAAAGAATAAACGTGATAGATGCGCTTTCGCTCTCGGATAAGAATGTGAAAATACGCTTTTCTTTGTCGTCAGGAAATTTAAACGATCTCCTGACGTTTCTCATTTCAAGGCACGTCGTCATTCACAACATAACGAAGAGCAATGCGCAAATATCTGACGTGTACACGAGGTTTATCAACGATGAATAG
- a CDS encoding class II glutamine amidotransferase produces MCRMIGYLADKDINVSLYFEALKFQAEHGKHSPHKDGWGYATYKDEEFNFKKSLKPVWEDTYNGPEKAKTAVLHARQASPSTPLVYQNAHPFIFQVNGEIWSFVHNGSIKNIPEEWGKELDSKVYANLIEEELKKGESPIESVKKVAEKIRNKCEITAINAFLVTSDQFLAVRHSDESHMLFYHADESIFEISTEAVKENWIEMKNPSMIFAQRKEGKIEFQFLEL; encoded by the coding sequence ATGTGTAGAATGATAGGATACTTGGCAGATAAGGATATCAACGTTTCTCTCTACTTCGAAGCGCTGAAGTTTCAAGCTGAGCATGGAAAGCATTCTCCCCACAAAGACGGTTGGGGATACGCGACTTATAAAGATGAAGAGTTCAATTTCAAAAAAAGTTTAAAGCCAGTTTGGGAAGACACTTACAATGGTCCTGAAAAAGCTAAAACAGCCGTTCTTCATGCTAGACAAGCCAGCCCTTCAACGCCACTTGTATACCAAAATGCTCATCCCTTCATTTTTCAAGTAAACGGAGAAATATGGTCTTTTGTACACAACGGTTCTATCAAAAACATTCCAGAAGAATGGGGAAAAGAGCTTGATTCAAAAGTATACGCAAATTTGATTGAAGAAGAACTCAAGAAAGGTGAATCTCCCATTGAATCAGTGAAAAAAGTCGCTGAAAAAATAAGAAATAAGTGTGAAATTACCGCAATAAATGCCTTTTTAGTAACATCTGATCAATTCTTAGCTGTAAGACATTCAGATGAATCCCATATGCTTTTTTATCATGCTGATGAGAGTATTTTTGAAATCTCGACGGAGGCTGTAAAGGAAAATTGGATAGAAATGAAGAATCCAAGTATGATATTCGCCCAAAGAAAAGAAGGAAAAATTGAATTCCAATTTCTCGAGCTTTAA
- the epsC gene encoding serine O-acetyltransferase EpsC, which produces MFESIKKDYHLGIESDPSLKSKWDLILFSSSFHGLILYRISHMFWNLKLRFLAMFFRGAARVFYAMDIHPAADIEPGIFIDHGIGVVIGETASVGSGTLIYHGVTLGSSHITKGKRHPSIGRNVFIGANASILGPIKICDGAKIGANSVVIHNVPCACTVVGNPAKIVRANKTKRRDDAI; this is translated from the coding sequence ATGTTTGAGAGTATAAAAAAAGATTACCACCTTGGCATTGAATCTGATCCATCATTAAAGTCTAAATGGGATCTCATTCTTTTTTCTTCATCTTTCCATGGCTTGATCCTTTACCGCATTTCACATATGTTTTGGAATTTAAAACTGAGATTTTTAGCTATGTTTTTTAGAGGAGCAGCACGGGTGTTTTACGCCATGGATATTCATCCCGCGGCAGATATAGAACCTGGCATATTTATCGATCATGGTATAGGAGTTGTAATTGGAGAAACCGCATCAGTGGGAAGCGGTACTTTAATCTATCACGGCGTAACATTAGGAAGTAGCCACATCACAAAAGGAAAACGCCACCCAAGCATTGGACGCAATGTTTTTATAGGGGCAAATGCTTCTATTCTTGGTCCGATTAAAATTTGTGATGGTGCAAAAATAGGGGCAAATTCCGTGGTAATTCATAACGTTCCGTGTGCTTGTACAGTAGTAGGAAATCCAGCAAAAATAGTCAGAGCCAATAAAACAAAGAGAAGAGATGATGCCATTTGA
- the msrA gene encoding peptide-methionine (S)-S-oxide reductase MsrA: MKEEIAIFAGGCFWGMEYAFSKIEGIIEIKVGYTGGTTQNPIYEEVSTGSTGHREAVMLRYDADVITYEELLETFWKNIDPTDENGQFLDRSSQYTTAIFYSTEKQRLLAERTKEKLEKSKFFDKPIATKILPLGKFYPAEEYHQHYYLKYPTDFRMYRYLSKKTDFLKKIWQKRFDPKLNEDHDVH; this comes from the coding sequence TTGAAAGAAGAAATTGCCATTTTTGCAGGCGGGTGTTTTTGGGGGATGGAATACGCTTTTTCAAAGATCGAAGGAATTATCGAAATAAAAGTTGGCTACACAGGTGGAACAACGCAAAACCCCATATATGAAGAGGTTTCAACCGGTTCCACAGGACATCGTGAGGCGGTGATGTTGAGGTACGATGCAGACGTTATTACCTATGAAGAATTGCTTGAAACCTTTTGGAAAAACATAGATCCAACAGATGAAAACGGGCAATTCTTAGATAGAAGCTCTCAATACACAACCGCCATATTCTATTCAACCGAGAAACAACGCCTGCTTGCTGAAAGAACGAAAGAGAAGTTGGAAAAATCCAAGTTCTTCGACAAGCCAATAGCAACCAAAATCTTACCGCTTGGAAAATTCTACCCAGCCGAAGAGTATCACCAACATTATTATCTTAAATATCCAACGGATTTTCGAATGTATCGTTATCTCTCTAAAAAGACGGACTTTCTCAAAAAGATATGGCAAAAACGTTTCGATCCCAAATTAAACGAAGATCATGATGTGCACTGA
- a CDS encoding ferritin family protein — MPSFENPFSGLKSGKMLTDEELVRAIRFMIAAEYEAVQLYTQLAESTNNKLAQNVLRDIADEERVHAGEFLRLLKELAPDEEDFYAEGAKEVEEEIEKLNWGSSKKA, encoded by the coding sequence ATGCCGAGTTTTGAAAATCCATTTTCAGGTCTTAAAAGCGGCAAAATGCTTACCGATGAAGAACTTGTAAGGGCTATAAGGTTCATGATTGCAGCTGAATACGAAGCGGTCCAGCTTTACACACAGCTTGCTGAGTCCACAAACAACAAACTAGCTCAAAACGTTTTAAGGGATATAGCAGATGAAGAGCGTGTGCACGCTGGAGAATTCCTTAGACTGCTTAAAGAACTCGCACCAGACGAAGAAGATTTTTATGCAGAAGGGGCAAAAGAAGTAGAAGAAGAAATAGAAAAATTGAATTGGGGATCTTCAAAGAAAGCGTGA
- a CDS encoding AAA family ATPase, which produces MLFDLKPKKRKIDLFDRKEELEGVMEAFKKFPIILITGLRRVGKSSLIRVSIAESKYSSISLDGRLLFMNSGGNIRKMHLVNQIEKELANFSKSEKLRKSLKTLKGISINGNSVSLDWKEIDILSLLERIENFAEKNRSYVILFFDEAQYFKHYGSRGGKDLLALFSYVYDNFERIRIVLTGSEVGLLHDFLSADDYNSPLYGRVLKEVQLQPFSKELSILFLKRGFEELKIKVDFDLEKAVDILGGLPGYLVQFGIRYSEKRNFDAAMDETLKTITGMIKGELEELSGKSRRYVKALKYIASGADTWSKIKNIFAINGDIISDSRLFEILTNLEKMCWVKKEKGEKVIYTVVDPMVRHVVLSKY; this is translated from the coding sequence ATGTTGTTCGATCTTAAGCCTAAAAAGCGAAAAATCGATCTTTTCGATAGAAAAGAAGAGCTTGAAGGGGTTATGGAAGCATTCAAAAAGTTTCCAATCATCCTTATAACAGGCTTACGAAGGGTGGGGAAATCCTCTTTGATACGCGTTTCGATCGCGGAATCAAAATATTCCTCAATTTCTCTGGACGGCAGGCTTCTTTTCATGAATTCTGGCGGAAATATTCGAAAGATGCACCTTGTCAACCAAATTGAAAAAGAGTTGGCGAATTTTTCCAAATCGGAAAAACTGCGTAAATCTCTTAAAACCCTAAAAGGCATATCCATAAATGGTAATTCCGTCTCTTTAGATTGGAAAGAGATAGACATTCTCTCTCTTTTAGAAAGAATAGAAAATTTTGCAGAAAAGAACCGCTCTTACGTTATTCTCTTCTTCGATGAAGCGCAATATTTCAAGCATTACGGTTCCAGAGGCGGAAAGGATCTTTTAGCGCTCTTTTCATATGTCTACGATAATTTTGAACGAATAAGAATCGTCTTGACTGGTTCGGAAGTTGGTTTGCTTCACGATTTTCTAAGCGCAGATGATTACAATTCACCGCTTTACGGCAGAGTTTTGAAAGAGGTGCAACTTCAACCTTTTTCAAAAGAGCTGTCTATTCTCTTTCTGAAAAGGGGCTTTGAAGAGTTAAAAATTAAAGTGGATTTTGATTTGGAAAAAGCGGTGGACATCCTTGGTGGGCTTCCAGGATACTTAGTTCAATTTGGAATAAGGTATTCGGAAAAGCGCAATTTCGATGCGGCGATGGATGAAACGCTAAAGACCATCACGGGCATGATAAAAGGAGAGTTAGAAGAACTCAGCGGAAAAAGCCGTCGATACGTAAAGGCGTTGAAATACATAGCAAGTGGGGCAGATACATGGTCTAAGATCAAGAACATCTTCGCCATCAATGGCGATATAATCTCGGATTCACGGTTGTTCGAGATTTTGACCAATCTTGAAAAGATGTGTTGGGTGAAAAAGGAAAAAGGAGAAAAGGTAATTTACACCGTTGTCGATCCGATGGTGAGACATGTTGTTTTGTCAAAATATTGA
- a CDS encoding GrpB family protein, whose product MFRDFLRAHPFSLQAYCELKKRLAEKYKNDRNAYTNAKSEFIRGILEGLKNA is encoded by the coding sequence TTGTTCAGAGACTTCCTGCGTGCACATCCATTCAGTCTTCAAGCGTATTGTGAGCTGAAAAAGCGTCTCGCGGAAAAGTATAAAAACGACAGAAATGCTTATACAAACGCCAAAAGTGAGTTTATACGTGGAATATTGGAAGGATTGAAGAATGCTTGA